In Ctenopharyngodon idella isolate HZGC_01 chromosome 1, HZGC01, whole genome shotgun sequence, a single genomic region encodes these proteins:
- the tmem132a gene encoding transmembrane protein 132C isoform X1, whose protein sequence is MPPSGTASKPLLRASFGSYTITQVMTEAIPPLTPSLTASLLSKTIVKEMEGDRGERFEVRVLFHMRGDVNRGTCITLHAFKQTEEQKASCITQPPFGLCVVTMTLPNDWFEPNQNTKANLDQIFKQRHLSRNRSRSRNRGRRHPYVPGRFRAQSDKIQLYYSSFGIVSSPKVGPPRCAEEVLQQSERKMYYIGPVGLEDQEINKTKQSAACLDRHAEEKFWLDSNVLIVYSKGPVRAGQPIRVSVNLRANFSGESLTIRLKIKRGLLSLEVHPTTNSDLWMVNVERTTGSKHDVISITVHSTGTYPDSTGTSALSQVSCLSFEVLRRNFGVAMTVTASWWVEYSTRKFAVSPHGAVTSFFSFIDREIMGIAPITESNTIINTAILTSQPVSLPVIVLALGLDGKVSDVTTAVKCHSANEDIIKVSHDCSVLFVDGSESGRGSICVELEFSLGMFSGSLCLAVWAPVVPLRVSLSDSVLSPINGWNYYSESGCEPVYQRSAIQILAQFTAQSAAQGGQPTYMLGSPDWFVDVTELVQDWLRIENPYIAALDKQRNLIGLKPGITSLYVISSQWDGVLGRANVIVTSEPVTPGDLSVQLVGGLGLSINSSPSHPSIVTATVNAHNTLYNHGQEASVSVWIQFNDDTTIPVSAFSGIPFTLRLSSLAESVVAVTPAPSQRILAQGDGGGPLVKAELLVSTCEPESNHVEVEAIQKRSEAKRLAKGSGWIRVNLNMDFWPMGSEETNFEMHDVTDMLVNSNKDLYDDFEDQQITVNSTSDYDVGNDIFKRNDLEQAVLIPNHEESVVYLSPGVEKERKEVKTAGRQVEIGIGAVLSLLCLSSLLFLVNCLPCALREQRNRGRREGNVKDAVEEDEESEEQEEKRVEGKQFSEVVIGNDDRRERK, encoded by the exons ATGCCTCCATCAGGAACGGCCTCCAAACCTCTTCTCCGTGCTTCATTTGGTTCCTACACCATCACACAG GTGATGACTGAAGCCATTCCTCCTCTGACTCCATCTCTCACTGCATCGCTCCTTTCTAAAACCATTGTCAAAGAGATGGAGGGTGACAGAGGAGAGCGGTTTGAGGTGCGAGTGCTGTTTCATATGAGGGGTGATGTTAACAGAGGAACCTGCATTACTCTCCATGCTTTCAAACAGACAGAAGAACAGAAAGCTTCCTGCATCACTCAG CCACCGTTTGGGTTGTGTGTGGTCACTATGACACTTCCAAACGACTGGTTTGAGCCTAATCAGAACACTAAGGCAAACCTGGACCAGATTTTCAAGCAACGTCACCTGAGCAGGAACCGTTCTCGTTCCCGAAACCGTGGGAGAAGGCATCCATATGTGCCAGGACGATTTAGGGCCCAGTCTGATAAAATTCAGCTCTACTACTCTTCCTTTGGCATTGTGTCCAGTCCTAAAGTCGGACCTCCTAGGTGTGCAGAGGAAGTATTACAGCAATCAGAGAGAAAGATGTACTACATTGGTCCAGTGGGACTTGAAGATCAAGAGATCAACAAAACCAAGCAAAGCGCTGCATGTTTAGATAGACATGCGGAAGAGAAGTTTTGGTTGGATTCCAATGTGCTAATTGTCTACAGCAAAGGGCCTGTACGTGCTGgacaaccaatcagagtgtcagtAAACTTGAGGGCAAATTTTAGTGGGGAGTCACTGACCATTAG actgaaaataaaaagaggGTTGTTGTCTCTGGAGGTCCATCCCACCACAAACTCTGACCTGTGGATGGTAAATGTAGAGAGGACAACAGGTTCTAAAcatgatgttatttccatcactGTCCACAGCACTGGTACTTATCCAGACAGCACTGG CACATCTGCTCTAAGCCAGGTATCCTGTCTTTCATTTGAGGTTTTACGCAGAAACTTTGGCGTAGCGATGACTGTCACTGCTAGCTGGTGGGTGGAGTACTCAACACGCAAGTTTGCAGTTTCACCACACGGTGCAGTCACAAGCTTTTTCTCCTTTATCGACAGAGAAATAATGGGCATTGCCCCCATCACAGAG AGTAACACAATTATCAACACAGCCATTTTGACGAGTCAGCCTGTGTCACTTCCTGTCATTGTCCTCGCTTTGGGCCTAGATGGCAAAGTGTCAGATGTGACCACAGCGGTGAAGTGTCATTCAGCCAATGAAGATATCATCAAG GTGTCTCATGATTGCTCTGTGCTTTTTGTGGATGGGAGTGAATCAGGAAGGGGCAGCATCTGTGTGGAGCTGGAGTTTTCTTTGGGAATGTTCAGTGGCTCTTTGTGCTTGGCTGTGTGGGCTCCGGTAGTTCCACTACGCGTGTCTCTCTCTGACTCTGTCCTGAGTCCCATCAATGGCTGGAATTACTACAGTGAGAGCGG GTGTGAACCAGTTTATCAGAGGTCCGCTATACAGATTTTGGCACAATTCACTGCCCAATCAGCAGCTCAAGGAGGCCAACCAACCTACATGCTCGGATCACCGGATTGGTTTGTGGATGTGACTGAACTTGTCCAAGACTGGCTGAGGATAGAAAACCCATATATTGCAGCTCTTGATAAACAAAGAAATCTAATTGGCTTGAAGCCTGGAATTACATCATTATAT GTGATATCAAGTCAGTGGGATGGAGTACTTGGAAGAGCTAATGTCATTGTAACCTCTGAGCCTGTCACTCCTGGTGACCTCTCTGTTCAGTTGGTGGGAGGGCTTGGCCTGTCAATTAATTCCAGCCCATCTCATCCATCTATTGTCACAGCAACAGTGAATGCTCACAACACACTGTACAACCACGGGCAA gaaGCATCTGTCAGTGTTTGGATCCAGTTTAATGACGACACCACCATACCGGTATCTGCCTTTAGTGGGATTCCCTTTACTCTCCGGCTCTCCTCTTTGGCCGAGTCTGTGGTTGCTGTGACACCCGCTCCATCACAGCGCATCTTGGCACAAGGTGATGGCGGGGGGCCTCTTGTGAAAGCCGAGCTCCTGGTTTCCACCTGTGAACCAGAATCTAACCATGTTGAAGTGGAAGCAATCCAAAAAAGAAGCGAAGCAAAAAGATTGGCTAAAGGCTCTGGCTGGATAAGGGTGAACCTGAACATGGACTTTTGGCCAATGGGGAGTGAGGAAACCAACTTTGAGATGCATGATGTGACTGATATGCTTGTCAACTCCAACAAGGATCTGTATGATGACTTTGAAGATCAGCAAATTACGGTCAATTCTACAAGTGACTATGATGTTggtaatgacatatttaaaagaaatgatttGGAGCAGGCGGTTTTGATCCCTAACCATGAAGAGAGTGTTGTGTATTTATCTCCTGGGGTGGAAAAAGAGAGGAAAGAGGTTAAAACTGCTGGTAGACAAGTAGAGATTGGCATTGGAGCTGTCCTTTCTCTTCTTTGTCTTTCCTCCCTCCTTTTCCTGGTCAACTGCCTGCCATGCGCACTGAGAGAACAGAGGAACCGAGGAAGACGAGAGGGAAATGTAAAAGACGCTGTGGAGGAAGATGAGGAAAGTGAAGAACAAGAGGAGAAAAGGGTAGAGGGAAAACAGTTTAGTGAAGTGGTAAtaggaaatgatgacagaagggAAAGGAAATga
- the tmem132a gene encoding transmembrane protein 132E isoform X2, with translation MPPSGTASKPLLRASFGSYTITQVMTEAIPPLTPSLTASLLSKTIVKEMEGDRGERFEVRVLFHMRGDVNRGTCITLHAFKQTEEQKASCITQPPFGLCVVTMTLPNDWFEPNQNTKANLDQIFKQRHLSRNRSRSRNRGRRHPYVPGRFRAQSDKIQLYYSSFGIVSSPKVGPPRCAEEVLQQSERKMYYIGPVGLEDQEINKTKQSAACLDRHAEEKFWLDSNVLIVYSKGPVRAGQPIRVSVNLRANFSGESLTIRLKIKRGLLSLEVHPTTNSDLWMVNVERTTGSKHDVISITVHSTGTYPDSTGTSALSQVSCLSFEVLRRNFGVAMTVTASWWVEYSTRKFAVSPHGAVTSFFSFIDREIMGIAPITESNTIINTAILTSQPVSLPVIVLALGLDGKVSDVTTAVKCHSANEDIIKVSHDCSVLFVDGSESGRGSICVELEFSLGMFSGSLCLAVWAPVVPLRVSLSDSVLSPINGWNYYSESGYAIFGYALQKGPISLHY, from the exons ATGCCTCCATCAGGAACGGCCTCCAAACCTCTTCTCCGTGCTTCATTTGGTTCCTACACCATCACACAG GTGATGACTGAAGCCATTCCTCCTCTGACTCCATCTCTCACTGCATCGCTCCTTTCTAAAACCATTGTCAAAGAGATGGAGGGTGACAGAGGAGAGCGGTTTGAGGTGCGAGTGCTGTTTCATATGAGGGGTGATGTTAACAGAGGAACCTGCATTACTCTCCATGCTTTCAAACAGACAGAAGAACAGAAAGCTTCCTGCATCACTCAG CCACCGTTTGGGTTGTGTGTGGTCACTATGACACTTCCAAACGACTGGTTTGAGCCTAATCAGAACACTAAGGCAAACCTGGACCAGATTTTCAAGCAACGTCACCTGAGCAGGAACCGTTCTCGTTCCCGAAACCGTGGGAGAAGGCATCCATATGTGCCAGGACGATTTAGGGCCCAGTCTGATAAAATTCAGCTCTACTACTCTTCCTTTGGCATTGTGTCCAGTCCTAAAGTCGGACCTCCTAGGTGTGCAGAGGAAGTATTACAGCAATCAGAGAGAAAGATGTACTACATTGGTCCAGTGGGACTTGAAGATCAAGAGATCAACAAAACCAAGCAAAGCGCTGCATGTTTAGATAGACATGCGGAAGAGAAGTTTTGGTTGGATTCCAATGTGCTAATTGTCTACAGCAAAGGGCCTGTACGTGCTGgacaaccaatcagagtgtcagtAAACTTGAGGGCAAATTTTAGTGGGGAGTCACTGACCATTAG actgaaaataaaaagaggGTTGTTGTCTCTGGAGGTCCATCCCACCACAAACTCTGACCTGTGGATGGTAAATGTAGAGAGGACAACAGGTTCTAAAcatgatgttatttccatcactGTCCACAGCACTGGTACTTATCCAGACAGCACTGG CACATCTGCTCTAAGCCAGGTATCCTGTCTTTCATTTGAGGTTTTACGCAGAAACTTTGGCGTAGCGATGACTGTCACTGCTAGCTGGTGGGTGGAGTACTCAACACGCAAGTTTGCAGTTTCACCACACGGTGCAGTCACAAGCTTTTTCTCCTTTATCGACAGAGAAATAATGGGCATTGCCCCCATCACAGAG AGTAACACAATTATCAACACAGCCATTTTGACGAGTCAGCCTGTGTCACTTCCTGTCATTGTCCTCGCTTTGGGCCTAGATGGCAAAGTGTCAGATGTGACCACAGCGGTGAAGTGTCATTCAGCCAATGAAGATATCATCAAG GTGTCTCATGATTGCTCTGTGCTTTTTGTGGATGGGAGTGAATCAGGAAGGGGCAGCATCTGTGTGGAGCTGGAGTTTTCTTTGGGAATGTTCAGTGGCTCTTTGTGCTTGGCTGTGTGGGCTCCGGTAGTTCCACTACGCGTGTCTCTCTCTGACTCTGTCCTGAGTCCCATCAATGGCTGGAATTACTACAGTGAGAGCGGGTATGCAATATTTGGTTACGCTTTACAAAAAGGACCTATTAGTTTACATTATTAA
- the tmem132a gene encoding transmembrane protein 132C isoform X3: MPPSGTASKPLLRASFGSYTITQVMTEAIPPLTPSLTASLLSKTIVKEMEGDRGERFEVRVLFHMRGDVNRGTCITLHAFKQTEEQKASCITQPPFGLCVVTMTLPNDWFEPNQNTKANLDQIFKQRHLSRNRSRSRNRGRRHPYVPGRFRAQSDKIQLYYSSFGIVSSPKVGPPRCAEEVLQQSERKMYYIGPVGLEDQEINKTKQSAACLDRHAEEKFWLDSNVLIVYSKGPVRAGQPIRVSVNLRANFSGESLTIRLKIKRGLLSLEVHPTTNSDLWMVNVERTTGSKHDVISITVHSTGTYPDSTGTSALSQVSCLSFEVLRRNFGVAMTVTASWWVEYSTRKFAVSPHGAVTSFFSFIDREIMGIAPITESNTIINTAILTSQPVSLPVIVLALGLDGKVSDVTTAVKCHSANEDIIKV; this comes from the exons ATGCCTCCATCAGGAACGGCCTCCAAACCTCTTCTCCGTGCTTCATTTGGTTCCTACACCATCACACAG GTGATGACTGAAGCCATTCCTCCTCTGACTCCATCTCTCACTGCATCGCTCCTTTCTAAAACCATTGTCAAAGAGATGGAGGGTGACAGAGGAGAGCGGTTTGAGGTGCGAGTGCTGTTTCATATGAGGGGTGATGTTAACAGAGGAACCTGCATTACTCTCCATGCTTTCAAACAGACAGAAGAACAGAAAGCTTCCTGCATCACTCAG CCACCGTTTGGGTTGTGTGTGGTCACTATGACACTTCCAAACGACTGGTTTGAGCCTAATCAGAACACTAAGGCAAACCTGGACCAGATTTTCAAGCAACGTCACCTGAGCAGGAACCGTTCTCGTTCCCGAAACCGTGGGAGAAGGCATCCATATGTGCCAGGACGATTTAGGGCCCAGTCTGATAAAATTCAGCTCTACTACTCTTCCTTTGGCATTGTGTCCAGTCCTAAAGTCGGACCTCCTAGGTGTGCAGAGGAAGTATTACAGCAATCAGAGAGAAAGATGTACTACATTGGTCCAGTGGGACTTGAAGATCAAGAGATCAACAAAACCAAGCAAAGCGCTGCATGTTTAGATAGACATGCGGAAGAGAAGTTTTGGTTGGATTCCAATGTGCTAATTGTCTACAGCAAAGGGCCTGTACGTGCTGgacaaccaatcagagtgtcagtAAACTTGAGGGCAAATTTTAGTGGGGAGTCACTGACCATTAG actgaaaataaaaagaggGTTGTTGTCTCTGGAGGTCCATCCCACCACAAACTCTGACCTGTGGATGGTAAATGTAGAGAGGACAACAGGTTCTAAAcatgatgttatttccatcactGTCCACAGCACTGGTACTTATCCAGACAGCACTGG CACATCTGCTCTAAGCCAGGTATCCTGTCTTTCATTTGAGGTTTTACGCAGAAACTTTGGCGTAGCGATGACTGTCACTGCTAGCTGGTGGGTGGAGTACTCAACACGCAAGTTTGCAGTTTCACCACACGGTGCAGTCACAAGCTTTTTCTCCTTTATCGACAGAGAAATAATGGGCATTGCCCCCATCACAGAG AGTAACACAATTATCAACACAGCCATTTTGACGAGTCAGCCTGTGTCACTTCCTGTCATTGTCCTCGCTTTGGGCCTAGATGGCAAAGTGTCAGATGTGACCACAGCGGTGAAGTGTCATTCAGCCAATGAAGATATCATCAAGGTATGA